The DNA window gtGAGAAgggattttatttaaaagttgcAAAGGAGCCCAAAAGTTTCACATTAATTACAGGAGGACCCCatatttttatagaatttatGAGCCGGGGACGTAActtttcccccctttttaACATTTGTGAAATGATTTACCAcgtggacttttttttttttttcattaatttaaaaggttCTTATGTGTCGAAGTCTGACCAAATAAAATGGACAGAATTCGGACCAACAACATTACGTACTAATATGTAGCAGTACACGTGTCTATGACGTGGCATTTTCATTTATGGgatatttattcaatttaaatttttttaatctaatcctttatattttaattattgatatttaaaattatatgaattaatatttaaagatGACTAAAGTCTCGTTCAAATGTCTTTGCCACTGAATATCAAAATCTTTAAACCGTGGTTGTCTAACGGTAGAAGATCTTTAAGGAATGAATAGATAGATGAAACGATAGTCTTCACACCTCTACGATTGCCTCTCTAACCGTTGCAAAGACTTTTTCCTTAGACAAATGTCTTagtgtaagatcccacatcggttggagaggagaacgaagcattccttataagagtgtgaaaaaatctccttaacagacgcgttttataaCCGTAAGACTTAAAATcagacaatatatgttagcagtgaacttgagctgttacaaatggtatcagagctaaacacCAAGTGGTGTGTCAACGAAGACGCTAAGCctccaagaggggtggattgtgagatctcagagaagaatcaaacatttcttataagagtagtgtggaaatctcttcctagtagatacgttttaaaacggtGAGACAGACGACGACACGTATCCAGCTAAAATAGACTATATTTGTTAACaaccatatttttaaatagaatcAAATCGAGCAATTTATGATacattaagaaaagaaaaaacatgttgTTATAAAACATTATCTACAATCGCCCATTTTATGAAGTCCGTTTTCCATTAGCAAGCTTGACGAAGAACAATAACTTATAATCTAAGAAGTCttacttgtttttttgtttgaaaattttgacatttttaatgATGTTTTGTGGGTAACAAATACTATTGTTGTTTATGTTCCATACGAGAGTTTGATGTTTTTGTCAGTTTGACTTTATAAAAACACTGTTACGCTGGAGGCTTcactctttcttctctccattttTCATACCCTTTCACaccaattttctctctcctcaccATTCCGCTGCCTATGGGTTCAGATTGTTCGGatcattttttagatttttattttaataaaaataaaatgttagttCGTAAAATATTTGTgtacttatttttaaacatttaattaagatttgcaactcaattttaatatatattttaaattaaataagttaGTTTTACGACAAtcccaaaattaatttaatttacagaacttttattaatttaaatacaattcaatctaaataaatttataatttaaattaagttgtacgtattgaattgaattgaattgatcAGATTTTTTGGATCGTTggtttttttttgaataattctAACATATCGAGCAATTTGAAAATCTCATTCTCGTCTCTGTAGTTAGTCAATttcatttatgttatttatttatttatttatttttgacttgttacttttttttacaaatttcttCATAGTTTTACTCTCTTATTTACATTTATGTTTtgtaaaattgatattaatatttaatttatttagtaattatttattttttggttttttgaaataaaatatctttattagATAACATGtaccaataaaattaaagagtatttttattaatttagtatatatatatatatatatatatcatggCCTCATAACTTTAGCCAAGCCCAAATGTAGCCCAATAGCTCGACCcaattcgaaaaaaaaaaaatccattatttttaaatttggatcCTAAATTTGGTCATATTTTACGTTTTGGTTTCGGGATATACATTCCTAAACCGAACTTGAAATCATCGTCAACGTGTATTCTCTCGAGTTCATCTCTATTCTATTGGTTAAAACTAAACAGAACCTGAATATTCGTGTAAGGAATTATCTTCAACGTGCATTACTCTAAGTTAGTTCATCTCTTAATTTTGGAGGGAAACTGTTAgtactttgtttaaaaaatacttttaattttgaaaagtttaattaatatcattctTTTCTAATGTCATGTTTAGAAAATacccatgaaattttaaaacagtATTAACCACTTTTACctttatgaaaaaatttaaaaaatttatatcgttaatatatatagacaAAAACCGTCTATCAACACCTCATAGATTATCTCTTCTTAACGTTATTTTGGAAAGTTcacgagtattttttaaatatggtattttttaaaaattttaaaatatttttttaagagttaaaaaaggtaattttaaaattattttaaaagtttaataatatttttagagttcacataaaaactatttatattttttttaattaatttttttttttactttttaaaacacattttatctaaaaattggTGATATTGAttgttcttttaaattttaaattacaaatataaacattttatgtgaaaatagtttttaaaagtgAATATCTTAAATTACATATATTATTACGTATGTTAccaatcataaaataatacttttatttatattaaattttgttgaataattatttattttctcgcaattttttttaaatatctttaattaaaaaaactccATTTATATCGATATATTAATTAACATCGTcctgaaattaatatttggaattatttCTCAACTAGACACGTGGAAATGTCGAGACTTCAACATGACAAAGCAATCGGTGAGCTTTCAAACTCTAATTTATTAGTCGGtgatgttggatgatgaaagtcccacgtctgctaatttagggaatgatcatgggtttataatccaGGAATATTCTCTCTATTGGTTTGAAGGCCTATTTGGTGAGCCCAAaccaaagtcatgagagcttatactcaaagtggacaatatcatagcaTTGTAGAGAATCGTATttatctaacatggtatcagagtcatatcctaaacttagtcgtgctatagattggtaaatcctcaaatatcgaacaaaggacttCAAACGAAAAAGAGTGTATTTATCGAACATGGCatcagagtcataccctaaacttagtcttgctataaattggtaaattctcaaatatcgaacaaatgactccaaaCAAAAAGGAGTATATTATcgaacatggtatcagagccatatcctaaacttagtcatgctatagattggtaaattctcaaatatagaacaaaggactccaaaagaaaaggagtcgagcctcgattaaggggaggtgttggatgatgaaagttcccTAATTTAGGGAACGATTATGGGTTTacaaggggaagcccaaaaggtgTCGAGCCGATTTAGTGGAGaggttggatgatgaaagtactctaatttagggaatgatcatgggtttataaggggaagcccaaagcaaaactatgagagcttatgctgctgaaagtggacaatatcataacattgtggagagtcgtatttATCTAACAGGTGATATATGTCTTTACCATTTATTATACTCGAGTTGACAAACAGGTGAGAGAGCTAGCCGTCCTAAACTAGAATAGCTCAAACCTTCAAACTTTAAACGTTCTTTACCATTTATTATATTCGAATTGACGAATAGGTGAGAGAGCTAACCGTCCTAAACTAGTATAGCTCAAACCTTCAAACTTTAAACGTGGACGATATATATGTTAACCAATTGAATTATGATACGTCAGTAGACATTCAATTCATCAACCGCCATTAGTAAACCAACTGCTATCCATAAAAGTTATGTCATTAATGCTTGTGGCCGTTTGAGTTTTTCATCTTCAGCAGAGCCTTCAATGGCCGCAACAGTTCTTGAGATGCGCTCTTTATTGTGCAGCGGCTAACTTCCACCAAAATCCTAAGCACGAATCTACCCAACGCTCTGAAAGTGAAGAAACAACACTATTCTCAGATTCggccatttcttcttcaatcttccAGCATTTCAATGAAAACAACGTGTGGAGATTTCGAGAAGATTGAACTTATAAAGAAAGAAGGTAgaatttcaattctcttccaagattagggtttccagaGCATCGATCCATTGCTGGAATTTCTGCTCTGCGGCTCGCGATTGAGGTTTTTTTCTCCTGTTTCTTCGATTGCGTGTTCTTAGGTATGAGTTTGCTTCGATTTGTTTGAGATTGTGGAAGGTTTTACTTGCATTTCTTAATATGAAACTGAGTGGATATTGattgatttgattgttttgTAGTGATTGAGTTTTCAACTGATCGAACTTTGGATTCATTGTGTAGATTATGAACTGAATTGAGTTAGAAGTAAGAATGACCATTAACTGCCTGAATGCATGAACAGAAATTGCTGATTCTTGGTCTACTTATGACTCTGTTCTTGTTCATGTTGGGTCAAATTTTCTACTGAATGTAAAGCTTTTGGTGATTCGAAAGTTCACTTGAGGCATGATTGAGTTTTCGACTGATCGAACTTCGGATTCATTGTGTAGATTATGAACTGAATTGAGTTAGAAGTAAGAATGACCATTAACTGCCTGAATGCATGAACAGAAATTGCTGATTCTTGGTCTACTTATGACTCTGTTCTTGTTCATGTTGGGTCAAATTTTCTACTGAATGTAAAGCTTTTGGTGATTCGAAAGTTCACTTGAGGCATGATTGAGTTTTCGACTGATCGAACTTCGGATTCATTGTGTAGATTATGAACTGAATTGAGTTAGAAGTAAGAATGACCATTAACTGCCTGAATGCATGAACAGAAATTGCTGATTCTTGGTCTACTTATGACTCTGTTCTTGTTCATGTTGGGTCAAATTTTCTACTGAATGTAAAGCTTTTGGTGATTCGAAAGGTCACTTGAGGCATGATTGAGTTTTCTGTTTCTGAAATTAGCAAAGATGTTAAGACATCATGAGCCATCAGATCAATTGGGGATTTTAGTTTTCCAGTATCATTCGCTTGTTCATGGCAATTCTGTGTTATTTTTCACTCCACTACTGAGATCAATTGACAAAGAAATCTGGCAGTGTTAAGATACAAATCTTCCTCGTATTGATTATTCAAGTCTCCGCTTACTCTACATGCATAATTATGTCGTTCTGCAGATCAGACTAGAAACATAGGGTGGGTGGGAGTTAAAGGTTTTACTAGAGACCAGGTTGAGGCTCTTGCGTTCTTGTAAATTAGGTGGGAGCTGAGGGATTAATGCCGTCTAGAACTCTTCCTTTGCGCATATATATTGGATGGAACTGTTAGCTACTGTCCTAAGTTGTGCCATTCTTTCATCATAGTGAATTCTCCTCCTTTGTCTTCTCAACAAAAGTACTATTTGCATACATTCTTGGCTAAGTTGCAGAAAACAACTTTGAGCCTTGtctttgatttaaaaaataaacatgttCTTTCAAAAGTTACAATGGTATCATTGTCTTTTCATAAACATGTCGAACTATTTTTAGACTAGAAAATCTGTGAGTGTTAGATTGAAGGTGAGACTAGGAAAGGTGTGGGGTAGCCTAGAAACGGTAAGATTCCACAACGCGGttcgggaggagaacgaagcattgtttataagggtgcgaaaacctctctcacgcgttttaaaactttgagggtaaatccgaaagggaaagtccaaagaagacaatatcttgctagcggtgggcttggactgttctaaattttatgagaGTCAGATACCGGGAgatgtgctagtaaggatgttgggcctcaaaaggggtggattggggggtctcacttcgattggagaagggaacgagtgccagcgaggacgctaggccccaaaagggggtgaattgtgagatctcacatcggtcggggaggagaacgaaacattctttataaggctgtggaaacctctcccttagaggcgttttaaaaccttgagggagaaacgaaaagagaaagcccaaagaggacaatatctggtagcgtGGAATGTTACATAAACGAAATTGAGACCCAAGCGCCttcatactatttttttttatcccaaTTTTCATCGGATATTTTTGACATGGTTACAAGAAGTCGATGCTAGTTTTGTAATTCAGCCTAAATTGTTTGCTCTTTTTTAGATCCTTTTGTACTTCTCTGATTTTGACagttaaaatatacatatatgttaTTGTTTACAGGATGACTTATGGCTCCTTCTGGTGAAGATGAGCTTGAGTGGATTGAGAAAGTGAGATCAGGAGGGAATGTTCCACTTTATGGTGCAAATGGTAAGTATTCAAATTGTTGGGATTCTCCTCATGGAGACAAGTTCCTGGTGCGAGGACCCGAGTATTTCTCAACGAAGGCAAAAGTTCCTGCTGGCGAATCGATTCTAAAACCGCTCGGTTTCGACTGGATAAGAAGCTCTGCAAAGATCGGAGAGATCTTGAACCATCCAAACAACCGTATTCAGAAGGCGATTAACGATTCATTTCCTACAGGTCCTAGACCTTTCATCTGGGCATTTAATCTCCAACTTCCAAACAAACAGAACTACaatcttgtttcttatttcGTATCGACAGAGCCGATTGTCAAAGGCTCATTAATCGACCAGTTCCTGAAAGGCGACGACCACTTCAGAAACTCGAGGCTTAAACTGATTGCTGATATTGTCAAAGGCCCTTGGATTGTCAAAAAGGCTATTGGGAACCAAGCAGTCTGCGTGGTTGGGCGAGTTCTTTCATGTAAATACATCGTAAGGGACAACTTTTTCGAAGTCGACATCGACGTGGGATCGAATATCATGGCAAGGGCCATGTTTCATCTGGCGTTTGATTACTTCACAGCCTTGACAGCTGATATAGCCTTTTTCATTGAAGGGAAAACAAAATGTGAGCTTCCTGAAAGGCTTTTGGGGTGTTTTAGGTTCTCTGATCTGAACCCAGCTTCAGCCATGCCAATGGAGAGTGATGCTGGCTGAGGAAATCAATTCGCTAAGGTATTTCTAACACTCCCTCCATTATTAAAGCAATTGAATGTACAATAAACATTGCCCTGCAACCTGCAAGATTGAAAGGAAAATGGGGCTTAATTGTATCATTTAATACTTAATGTTCTGCTTCTTAAACGtcttaatgttttaaaagtaaaatagatCATATGTATAGATATGATCTATTCTACGTTTAACACTGCtcatattttgttctcttgttTCTGGCTTCGccagtaaaagaaaatgaattgaagaattgatattaaaataatagaaattagTAAAAGCTAGCCAAATTTTTAAAGGCTAAAAGTGTAACTAGTTTGATTTCGTTTCAACCCAATTATCCAATCCAAAACGTAGGAGATTTtagagttgaattttttaaaaacttgggcagtttcaaaattttgctTCGACCTTACTTCTTGGATGGTTAGGAAGATTAAGATCATCCGGTATTGAAAAGAGTTAAAAGACATATGTGGTCGATTAAGAAGTTAGAAATGAAAGTCTCTTTTCCCATTTGTTGTTGAACGTAAAAGAATGGAAACACGAGTAGCATGAAAATCTAAGAAACAATGGAATGGAATGCTCTACCACCCAACcataagaaataagaaattgaaacaCATAAAACATACACATTTCAACCAAAAGTAACCTAATTTCAACCCTAAAAACCCTCCCACACAATTAGGGCCCTCTCCTCCAACCCTTCATAAATCACCAACTATTTCAACTCCTCCATTTCAGACTCCCAaacccctctctctctctctctctctctctctctctctctctctctctctctctctctctcctctttctctctctacaattAGTTCCagatggagaagaaaagagCCGTAAAGGAAGAGTCTTTCCTTCAGCACCCTGTCCTTTTTCTCCTTGTTCTGGGCTTGGGCTTTATACTAGTCGACCCTTTTAAAATGGGCCCAGTTGGAGGCCACGATTTCAGGCCCGTCAAGCATGACATTGCACCTTACAGCCAGGTAATGGGCCGTTGGCCCAAGGACAATCAAAGCCGTTTGGGCCTTggaaatttggaatttgaagaTCAGGTTTTTGGGCCTGAATCCTTGGAGTTTGATGCTTTGGGCCGTGGGCCTTACACTGGGCTTGCTGATGGCCGCATTGTTAGATGGATGGGTGAGGAAGTTGGATGGGAGACTTTTGCAATTGTCACAACAAAATggtaattattcttttttttttttttttaatcatgtcCCTCGTGCGCGGTGCACCTATGATGCTACTTTGTGGGTCTGGTTGGTTCGTGGAACTCATCCAAGAGTCCACTAATCATTGTGGTTCTAGTCTAAGATCGtcgattaaaatatttcaaaactcgAAAAATGCTATTAGGACAAcgtttttggttaaattttgtttgaatggAATTGAAATTAGGTCAGAGAAGGAATGTGCACAAGGGGTTGATTCAACCACAGCCAAACAATGGAAGAATGAGAAGAAATGTGGAAGGCCACTTGGCCTAAGATTTGAGAAACAAACAGGCAATTTGTACATTGCTGATGCATATTATGGGCTTCTTATGGTTGGCCCTCAAGGTGGCATTGCCACTCCCTTGGCTACCCATGTTGATGGCACTCCCATTCTCTTTGCTAATGATCTTGATATCCATAACAATGGCTCCATCTTCTTCACTGACACTAGCAAGAGATATAATCGAGTGTGAGTACTCGATACCCATCGTTAAAAGTATTGATATAATCAAATTTATCGCTACCCATTAGCTTAAATGtcgtattttttgttttgggcaGTGATCATTTCTTCATCTTGTTGGAAGGAGAAGCTTCGGGTAGGCTTTTGAGATATGATCCTCCTACTAAAACAACTCATGTCGTGTTGAATGGCTTGGCCTTTCCGAATGGTGTGCAATTGTCTAAAGATCATAGCTTTCTTCTTTATACTGAAACTACTAATTGCAGGtattttgaattatgttttCGTTCTTCTACTTCTAATCGTACCTCATTGTTTAGTctctataatttcaaaaaatccaCTTTGGTCATCCCTTTACTTTCAACGATCGTTCGTTTTAGTTTTCGAGCAATATTCTAACACGAATTCTATATTCAATAGAGACCCTTTAGAGCAAATCTATGAATGCATTTCAAAAACAAGTTATCAAGTATAGATTTGTCAAAAAAACGATCCTTTTTCGAAAGCATAGAGACCAAAACAGAAGTACAATGACTAATACAGAGACCAGATGTCATGAACCCTAAACTCTGAACAAAAACTGAGAGTACGAAACTACGATACAGTGTTTAGCTAAGAGTACAGGAATAGACATAGTATTTAGCTAAGAGTACGGTTCTAGATGTAGTATTTAGCTAAGAGTACGGGACAACAATATAGTGTTTAATTAAGAGTATGGTTCTAGATACAGTGTTTACCTGAGAGTACGGAACTATGACATAATGTTTAGCTGAGAGTACGAGACTACGATATAGTGTTTAGCTGAGAGTACGAGACTACAATATAGTGTttaaacgaaacgaaacgaaacgttACGGTAATATATTTTGATACGAACGTTATTGTGGATGCAGATTAATGAAGGTGTGGCTAGGGGGATCAAGAAATGGAGAAGTAGAGGTAGTAGCAAATCTTCCAGGGTTTCCAGACAATGTAAGAAGAAACGAAAGGAACGAGTATTGGGTAGCCATAGATTGCTGTAGAACAAAAGCACAAGAGATACTGACACACAATCCATGGATAAGGAGTATCTATTTCAGGCTGCCATTGAGAATGAGCTTGCTGGCCAGGCTTATGGGCATGAAAATGTACACTGTCATCTCTCTTTTTAGTGAAAATGGAGAGCTTTTAGAAGTTCTTGAGGATCAAAAGGGTGAAGTTATGAAGCTGATGAGTGAAGTTAGAGAAGTTCATGGGAAGCTTTGGATTGGAACTGTGGCTCATAACCATATTGCTACCTTGACTTACCCTTTACAAattaacaacaacaacaatgcttaattttatttcttcgtttcgtttcgtttggTGTTGTGAAATGTTCACGAACGTATAAGATCGTTGTTTTATGACGTTTGAATGattgtttaattatatatacgtGAGTGAAATGACTGACCTGTTTTCATGTTAAGATTTTAGATCGGAAATTGAAATCATGAATTGACACGGTTTGATCTTAGTATTATTCTCTTGTATGGTCATATTACCTGTTTGTCTTGAATTGTTTTTGTAAGAACGTAAGCTATACCCGCGTACCTACGTGGGTCGATTTAGTGTTGTTTTGCCCTTACTTACGTGCTTCctaagaaaattattagaagGTCTCCCCTGTTGTACATTCTAAGACTGATCTGACATGATTCATATGTTAACATGTAGCGTTTGTTGACACTGTTTGGTCTTAGTGTTCTCTTGTATGGTCATGTTACCTGTTTGTCTTGAATTGTTTTTAAGAACATAAGCTATCCCCACGTACCTACCTGCGTCGATTTAGTGTTGTTTTGCTCTTACTTATATGCTTCctaagaaaattattagaagGTCTCCTCTGTTGTACATTCTAAGACATATTTGATCTTACATGATTCATATGTCAACATGTAACGTTCGTTTGGAGTCCGATTTCCACTAAATTTAGCGAGCTTACATCCTTCGCTCATATGAACTTGGCTCTAGACTAgttggttaaattttttttatagaatcTCAATATTTCTAGTCATGGCTCGAGGGTCAATTGACCATCATCAAGCTTACCTTTAACACCAATACTGACATTGTCACTTATGTTCTTACTTGCTCCTTAGCTCGATAACCACTCTTCTGGGTGTGTTAAATAGTGTCTCGTCCTCGTTAGTCTCATCGAGATATTCTCTCTCGGCCCTTAATATGACCCGAGGAGTGACACTTGTATGCCGCCACTACTCTTGTCCACAACGCACACAtacccttcaaattttattctcataaaaaaaatattatattgatCTAAGTTCATTCCACCGATTTTATTAGATAGATCCATTTTCGGGTCTTGGACGCTTATCCCAAATTCTTATCGGAGAGGATGATTTGGTGGGAGGTTATTTTGGATTAATaagggcaaaaaaaaaaaaaaaaaaaaaaaagtttaaacgAATCAAGAACATTAAAAATGAGGTTTTAATTGAAAAACTCGTTTTCAATTAGATAAAGTTTCTATCCCCATCAACTTTTTTGGGTAAAAATTAGCAATTTCGTTGGGTTCCcatcattttaataataagcGAAATTCGTCAGTACCCAAAGCCAAGGGAATGTGTCGAAGCTGACACACGGATTCTCCATATCTACACCGATTAGAGGCGGCACCGCTTCCACTGAGTTCGTCGGAATCAGCAATGGATGTCGAGGCGTTGGGCGATCTTGCGCTTCACTTGATTTTCGCGAAATTAAGCCCTAAAGACTCTGCCATCGCCGCTTGTGTTAGCCGCAAATTCAGGTCCTCAGCGTCCGAAGATTCTCTGTGGGAGAAATTCTGCCATCGGGACCTCGGCCTCACCGACCCAATCGATCATTTGGGAAACCCTGTTCCGTCATTCAAGGTTACACCCCTCACCAAATTGGGTATCcattattttgtattgattTGATGAATAATCTATAGTAGTTGTGAAAATAAGGTGCAGATGATTAGATTTATTGGTTAGGATATTGATTGTGCTCTTGATATCATTTTGAATCAATGTTACCTGTATTTGCTTTGATCTATGAATTATGGCCCTGTTCTTGTTGTGCTTGATGCTGTTTGTGAGATGGGTATGTTTAAGTTTGATATCATAAGCTATATGAATGGATATACAGCGAGTGATGCGGTAGGTATTCATCTAGGGCGCCGTGCTGGTTCATTTGATTCATTGTGCATAACTCATTACTGATCTCTCTCTTTGTAGGAGAGTTATCAAGAATGGCGGAGAGCTTTTGGGATGTATCCATGGCCTCTGGTCGAGCGAGTTAAGCGATGTTGGGATAGAATCGAAAACTGGTTGCGTCATAATTATCCCGAGGCTCTGGTGACACTTAGGGAAGGTGCATCAGAAGCTGACattgaagatttggaaaatGCTTTGAAAGTGAAGCTACCTCTTCCAACGAGGATTCTTTATCGTTTTCATAATGGTCAAGATTTGAAAGGCAGATATGTTGATAGTGTTCGAGGCTTCCCGTTCGGTTTAATTGGGGGATATACATTCTATGAACAGACGGTAAATGTTTATTTGTTGCCTTTGAGACAAGTGATCACTGAAACGAAATCAATCATTCAAGAACTTGGTTTCTCGAGGAGATCTAAATTCATTGTTGTAGCTTCGTCTTCTACGCTCGTTCATAAggtttttttccttaattgtGCTTCGGGTCAACTCTTTGTGGGTACTGCAAATCTTCGAGAAGATGGAGAAATGATTCCTTGTGTACCTAGTGCATTGATAAACTCGGTGCATGAGTATAACACAGACCAACAACAAGATGCTATGTTATTATGGCTAGAAGAGCATGTTCGACGCTTAGAAAATGGTATTATCAAGCTTCGTGAAACTAATAACATTAGGAGCATCTCTCTTTTTCCGGAAGAACCTCCCTTTTGCTCTGTTGCAACAACCAATGGTGTTCGTGTAAGTTTTACTTTTAGATATTATAGTTTCTCGATCAATTACATGTATCATCTATGCCCGGGTCCATCTTTTTAGATGTTTTTAGCTTGGTAAGATATTCTTTCAttacattcttttttattttatggtctaactaagttttattttgttcgTTCAGGTTCGTGCTTCTGCTATCTTTATCCCGGAGTTCACGGATCTTCTAGATAGTGGTGGAAACTATCAATTTTCATATTCAATTCGCATGTCATTGCAGCCTGAAGGTTGCATCATGAATGGGATGACATTCAGCTCATGTCAATTGCATCTTAGACACTGGATAATTCGAGCTAATGACTATGTGGTTTCTAGAGTTAATGGAGAGGCTGTTATTGGAAAggtaattatattatatgtaacTACATACACGGTAATTACATGTAACTACATACAcgtaattatattatatgtaacTACATACAcgtaattatattatatgtaacTACATACAC is part of the Cucurbita pepo subsp. pepo cultivar mu-cu-16 chromosome LG03, ASM280686v2, whole genome shotgun sequence genome and encodes:
- the LOC111789838 gene encoding protein ENHANCED DISEASE RESISTANCE 2-like, producing the protein MAPSGEDELEWIEKVRSGGNVPLYGANGKYSNCWDSPHGDKFLVRGPEYFSTKAKVPAGESILKPLGFDWIRSSAKIGEILNHPNNRIQKAINDSFPTGPRPFIWAFNLQLPNKQNYNLVSYFVSTEPIVKGSLIDQFLKGDDHFRNSRLKLIADIVKGPWIVKKAIGNQAVCVVGRVLSCKYIVRDNFFEVDIDVGSNIMARAMFHLAFDYFTALTADIAFFIEGKTKCELPERLLGCFRFSDLNPASAMPMESDAG
- the LOC111789837 gene encoding protein STRICTOSIDINE SYNTHASE-LIKE 13, whose product is MEKKRAVKEESFLQHPVLFLLVLGLGFILVDPFKMGPVGGHDFRPVKHDIAPYSQVMGRWPKDNQSRLGLGNLEFEDQVFGPESLEFDALGRGPYTGLADGRIVRWMGEEVGWETFAIVTTKWSEKECAQGVDSTTAKQWKNEKKCGRPLGLRFEKQTGNLYIADAYYGLLMVGPQGGIATPLATHVDGTPILFANDLDIHNNGSIFFTDTSKRYNRVDHFFILLEGEASGRLLRYDPPTKTTHVVLNGLAFPNGVQLSKDHSFLLYTETTNCRLMKVWLGGSRNGEVEVVANLPGFPDNVRRNERNEYWVAIDCCRTKAQEILTHNPWIRSIYFRLPLRMSLLARLMGMKMYTVISLFSENGELLEVLEDQKGEVMKLMSEVREVHGKLWIGTVAHNHIATLTYPLQINNNNNA
- the LOC111791402 gene encoding F-box protein SKIP16 isoform X2 yields the protein MDVEALGDLALHLIFAKLSPKDSAIAACVSRKFRSSASEDSLWEKFCHRDLGLTDPIDHLGNPVPSFKESYQEWRRAFGMYPWPLVERVKRCWDRIENWLRHNYPEALVTLREGASEADIEDLENALKVKLPLPTRILYRFHNGQDLKGRYVDSVRGFPFGLIGGYTFYEQTVNVYLLPLRQVITETKSIIQELGFSRRSKFIVVASSSTLVHKVFFLNCASGQLFVGTANLREDGEMIPCVPSALINSVHEYNTDQQQDAMLLWLEEHVRRLENGIIKLRETNNIRSISLFPEEPPFCSVATTNGVRVRASAIFIPEFTDLLDSGGNYQFSYSIRMSLQPEGCIMNGMTFSSCQLHLRHWIIRANDYVVSRVNGEAVIGKYPLLQPALMIEFVLSKLC
- the LOC111791402 gene encoding F-box protein SKIP16 isoform X1: MDVEALGDLALHLIFAKLSPKDSAIAACVSRKFRSSASEDSLWEKFCHRDLGLTDPIDHLGNPVPSFKESYQEWRRAFGMYPWPLVERVKRCWDRIENWLRHNYPEALVTLREGASEADIEDLENALKVKLPLPTRILYRFHNGQDLKGRYVDSVRGFPFGLIGGYTFYEQTVNVYLLPLRQVITETKSIIQELGFSRRSKFIVVASSSTLVHKVFFLNCASGQLFVGTANLREDGEMIPCVPSALINSVHEYNTDQQQDAMLLWLEEHVRRLENGIIKLRETNNIRSISLFPEEPPFCSVATTNGVRVRASAIFIPEFTDLLDSGGNYQFSYSIRMSLQPEGCIMNGMTFSSCQLHLRHWIIRANDYVVSRVNGEAVIGKYPLLQPGEKEFVYESCSSLHSSMGSIEGSFTFVPGSLTYQKGSPFEVQVARFPLQVPTYIF